The genome window AGCCCGGGCCCGCCGCGCGACGCCGGACATCCGGCCCGGAGCGGGCTGCGTCCGCGTGGCGCGGGGCGAAACCGGCATGCGATGCGGGGCCGGGCAGGCGTGAGGCCGGAAGGCGCGGGACGGGGCCAAGCCTGCGGCCGGGCAGGCGCAGGGCCGGAAGGCGGGGCGGGACAAGCCTGGGGCCAGGCAGGCGTGGGGCCGGGATGCGCGGGACAGGGACAAGCCTGGGGCCGGGACAGGCGCGGGGCGGGCTGCGATCCCCGGCCGGGAGGGCGCAAACCGGGCGCGGATCGATGCCGGCCGGAGGCCCGTCGCCTGCGCGCCATGCGCCCGCCGCCCTGCTGTCGCCTGCGGTGCGCGTGGCCTCCGCCGCGGTGTCGGCGAGCAGGGTGTGCGCGCAGGGCCGGGGGGTGATCACCGCCCGCGGCGGCCGGGGAACCGCTCAGTCCAGGTCGATCTCGGTGTCGTCCACGCCCCAGATGTCATCCTTGCGCACCCAGCCCTCATAGCCGTTGGCGTCGATCTGGCACCAGAGCGCCTTGCAGGATTCCAGGTCGCCGATCACACCCTGCTTGGCCACCGCCACCGGCAGGCTGTTGTCGGAGGCAAGTTCGTGCAGCATGGTCTCCGGCGCGCGGACGACGACGGTGCGCGCGCCGCGCAGCAGGGTGTAGTGCACCCAGCCGCCGGTGCCGTCGGCGTCCACCACCTTGCGCCAGTTGTCGAACTCCGCCACCACCTTCAGCGGCATGTGGCGGCGCTTGAAGATCCAGTCCACCCGGTGGTCCAGCCCGGGGCCACGGCGCGCGTTGGCCTCGGTCTTCAGGCTCACGAACCGCGGCAGGGGCATGTGGGTGACGGGGCCGATGGTGGTGGGCACGGTCTCGGCCAGCGTGGCGCCCGCCACGCCGATCAGAAGCACCGCTGCAAGGATGCGCATGCTGGAGATCATCAGAGCCTGCCCGTTCCGTTGCGGCATTTTTCGGGTTTATCTGCCGCTGCGGGCAGACTAGCACTATTGGAGGCGGGGTGCATCCCCGTTTTGAACCAGAGACATGTCCGGCCCACGGACCAGATTGCCCGAGGAAACCCCTATGCCCGCGCACAGCCCGAAGGTCATCGTCACCCGCCGCCTGCCGGAGCCGGTCGAGGCGCGCATGCGCGAACTCTTCGACGTGGAGATCAACGAGACGGACGAGCCCTTCACCCGCGAACGCATGGCCGATGCGCTGGGGAGGGCCGACATCCTGGTGCCCACAGTGACCGACCGGATCGACAAGGGCCTGCTGGCCCAGGCCGGGCCGGACCTGCGGCTGATCGCCTCCTACGGCTCTGGCTTCGACCACGTGGACGTGGCCACCGCGCTGGCGCGCAACATCCTCGTCACCAACACCCCCGGTGTGCTGACCGAGGACACCGCCGACATGACCATGGCGCTCATCCTCGCCGTGCCGCGGCGGGTGAAGGAGGGCATGGCCCAGATGCAGGAGGGGGACTGGCCGGGCTGGTCGCCCATGGCGCTGATGGGCAACCGGGTGGGGGGCAAGAAGCTCGGCATCCTCGGCATGGGGCGGATCGGCACCGCGGTGGCGCGCCGGGCGAAGGGCTTCGGCCTCGAGGTCCACTACCACAACCGCCGCCGGGTGCGCCCGGAGGTGGAGGAGGCCGTGGGCGCCACCTGGTGGGAGAGCCTCGACCAGATGCTGGCGCGCATCGACATCCTGTCGGTGAACTGCCCGCACACGCCGGGCACCTTCCACCTGCTCAACGCCCGGCGGCTGAAGCTGATGAAGCCCACGGCGGTGGTGGTGAACACCTCGCGCGGCGAGGTTATCGACGAGAATGCCCTCACCCGCATGCTGCGCGCCGGAGAGCTGGCCGGCGCCGGGCTCGACGTGTTCGAGCGCGAACCGGCGGTGAACCCGCGCCTGCTCGGCCTGCCCAACGTGATGCTGCTGCCGCACATGGGCTCGGCCACC of Paroceanicella profunda contains these proteins:
- a CDS encoding SH3 domain-containing protein translates to MRILAAVLLIGVAGATLAETVPTTIGPVTHMPLPRFVSLKTEANARRGPGLDHRVDWIFKRRHMPLKVVAEFDNWRKVVDADGTGGWVHYTLLRGARTVVVRAPETMLHELASDNSLPVAVAKQGVIGDLESCKALWCQIDANGYEGWVRKDDIWGVDDTEIDLD
- a CDS encoding 2-hydroxyacid dehydrogenase, giving the protein MPAHSPKVIVTRRLPEPVEARMRELFDVEINETDEPFTRERMADALGRADILVPTVTDRIDKGLLAQAGPDLRLIASYGSGFDHVDVATALARNILVTNTPGVLTEDTADMTMALILAVPRRVKEGMAQMQEGDWPGWSPMALMGNRVGGKKLGILGMGRIGTAVARRAKGFGLEVHYHNRRRVRPEVEEAVGATWWESLDQMLARIDILSVNCPHTPGTFHLLNARRLKLMKPTAVVVNTSRGEVIDENALTRMLRAGELAGAGLDVFEREPAVNPRLLGLPNVMLLPHMGSATIEGRVEMGEKVIINIKTFVDGHRPPDQVLPSML